The Manihot esculenta cultivar AM560-2 chromosome 11, M.esculenta_v8, whole genome shotgun sequence genome includes a region encoding these proteins:
- the LOC110626927 gene encoding glutelin type-A 1: protein MKIDIDLSPRLAKMDFAGDGGSYFVWCPSELAMLREGNIGAAKLSLEKDGFALPCYSDSAKVAYVLQGNGVAGIVLPEKEEKVVPIKKGDAIALPFGAVTWWFNKQYTELVVLLLGDTSKGHKAGEFTDFFLTGSNGIFTGFSPEFVSRAWDVDEKTVNTLVGTQTGIGIVKLSASCKMPEPKKESRSGLVYNCEEAPLDVDIKNGGRVVVLNTKNLPLVAEVGLGADHVRLDGGAMCSALQVTYIVRGSGRVQVVGSDGRRVLDTRVKAGNLFIVPRFYVVSKICGPDGMDCFSIITTPSPISTHLAGMTSLWKALSPEVLEASFKFSPEVEKLFRSKRTS from the exons ATGAAGATCGATATTGATTTGTCCCCAAGATTGGCCAAGATGGATTTCGCAGGAGATGGTGGCTCATACTTCGTCTGGTGCCCCTCTGAGTTGGCAATGCTGCGGGAAGGGAACATCGGTGCAGCCAAGCTTTCCCTTGAGAAGGATGGCTTTGCTCTTCCTTGTTACTCTGATTCTGCAAAGGTTGCTTATGTTCTTCAAG GAAATGGTGTCGCCGGAATTGTCCTGcctgagaaagaagaaaaggttGTGCCAATCAAGAAGGGTGATGCAATAGCTCTTCCTTTTGGTGCTGTGACATGGTGGTTCAATAAACAGTATACTGAGTTGGTTGTGCTGTTATTGGGCGATACATCAAAAGGCCACAAAGCTGGTGAATTTACTGATTTCTTTTTAACTGGTTCCAATGGAATTTTCACTGGCTTCTCTCCTGAATTTGTGAGCCGAGCATGGGATGTGGATGAAAAAACAGTGAATACCCTTGTTGGAACCCAAACAGGCATAGGCATTGTTAAGCTTTCTGCATCATGTAAGATGCCTGAACCCAAGAAGGAGAGCCGTAGTGGCTTGGTTTATAACTGCGAAGAAGCTCCATTAGATGTCGACATTAAGAATGGCGGAAGGGTTGTGGTCTTGAATACCAAGAACCTTCCATTGGTTGCTGAGGTTGGCCTTGGAGCTGATCATGTGAGATTGGATGGGGGTGCTATGTGCTCTGCTCTGCAGGTGACTTACATTGTCAGAGGAAGTGGTCGTGTTCAGGTTGTCGGCTCTGATGGCCGGAGAGTCTTGGACACCAGAGTTAAGGCTGGAAATCTTTTTATTGTTCCAAGGTTCTATGTTGTTTCAAAGATTTGTGGTCCTGATGGAATGGATTGCTTCTCAATCATCACTACTCCCAG cCCTATATCCACCCATTTGGCTGGTATGACTTCTTTGTGGAAGGCTTTATCACCTGAAGTGCTTGAAGCATCTTTCAAGTTCTCTCCTGAAGTTGAGAAGCTTTTCCGGTCAAAGAGAACCTCTTGA
- the LOC110625759 gene encoding 11S globulin seed storage protein Ana o 2.0101 → MKTDIDLFPRLAKKEFGGDGGSYFAWCPSELAMLREGNIGAAKLALEKNGFALPRYSDSAKVAYVLQGNGVAGIVLPEKEEKVVPIKKGDAIALPFGVVTWWFNKEDTELVVLLLGDTSKGHKAGEFTDFFLTGSSGIFTGFSPEFVSRAWDVDEKTVSTLIGNQTGKGIVKLPASSKMPEPKKETRSGLVYNCEEAPLDVDIKNGGRVVVLNTKNLPLVAEVGLGADLVRLDCGAMCSPGFSCDSALQVTYIVRGSGRVQVVGVDGRRVLDTTVKAGNLFIVPRFYVVSKICDPDGMDWFSIITTPNPIFTHLAGRTSVWKALSPEVLEASFNVSSEVEKLFRSKRTSDEIFFPPPK, encoded by the exons ATGAAGACAGATATTGATTTGTTTCCAAGATTGGCCAAGAAAGAGTTCGGAGGAGATGGCGGCTCATACTTCGCCTGGTGCCCTTCTGAGTTGGCAATGCTGCGTGAAGGGAACATTGGTGCAGCCAAGCTTGCTCTTGAGAAGAATGGCTTTGCTCTTCCTCGTTACTCTGATTCTGCAAAGGTCGCTTATGTTCTTCAAG GAAATGGTGTCGCCGGAATTGTCCTGcctgagaaagaagaaaaggtcGTACCGATCAAGAAGGGTGATGCCATAGCCCTTCCTTTCGGTGTTGTGACATGGTGGTTCAATAAAGAGGATACTGAGTTGGTTGTGCTGTTATTGGGCGATACATCAAAAGGCCACAAAGCTGGTGAATTTACTGATTTCTTTTTGACTGGTTCCAGTGGAATTTTCACTGGCTTCTCTCCTGAATTCGTGAGCCGAGCATGGGATGTGGATGAAAAAACAGTGAGTACCCTTATTGGAAACCAAACAGGCAAAGGCATTGTCAAGCTACCTGCATCATCTAAGATGCCTGAACCCAAGAAGGAGACCCGTAGTGGCTTGGTTTACAACTGTGAAGAAGCTCCATTAGATGTTGACATTAAGAATGGTGGAAGGGTTGTGGTCTTGAACACCAAGAACCTTCCTTTGGTTGCGGAGGTTGGCCTTGGTGCTGATCTTGTGAGATTGGATTGTGGTGCTATGTGCTCTCCTGGGTTTTCTTGTGACTCTGCTCTGCAGGTGACTTACATCGTCAGAGGAAGTGGCCGTGTTCAGGTTGTCGGCGTTGATGGACGTAGAGTCTTGGACACTACAGTTAAGGCTGGAAACCTCTTCATTGTTCCaaggttttatgttgtttcaaaGATTTGTGATCCTGATGGAATGGATTGGTTCTCAATCATCACCACTCCCAA CCCAATATTCACCCATTTGGCTGGTAGGACTTCTGTGTGGAAGGCTTTATCACCTGAAGTGCTTGAAGCATCTTTCAATGTCTCTTCTGAAGTTGAGAAGCTTTTCCGGTCAAAGAGAACATCTGATGAAATTTTCTTCCCACCCCCGAAATAA